A genomic window from Nicotiana sylvestris chromosome 11, ASM39365v2, whole genome shotgun sequence includes:
- the LOC138881658 gene encoding uncharacterized protein, protein MDNGDKRWMCLRRSTDEYIQGVNKFLDKAFERASQGNQILCPCKVCANCFWHHRNVVEDHLIVNGFVHGYNKWVFHGEGFSSRKTPCPRSNDEGSDMYDDIDGLLHDTFRNVEDDLGHEGVRDGPSEDAKRFFKLVEEGKEELYLGCENFSKLGFTIRLYLFKCIHGISNVAFTDLLELLKEAFPFAQLPESFYKATSMIKDLGLHYEKIHACPNDCMLFWNEYVNADTCSVCGSSRWKNVINVLTNKKTKTPAKVLRYFPLKPRLQRIFMCPETAEAMRWHAIERPNDGNIRHPADGDVWKEFDSLHPEFSSDPRNVRLGLSSDGFNPF, encoded by the coding sequence ATGGATAACGGAGATAAAAGGTGGATGTGCCTTCGAAGGTCAACTGATGAGTACATACAAGGAGTGAATAAATTTCTTGATAAAGCATTTGAACGAGCTTCCCAAGGAAATCAAATATTATGCCCTTGTAAAGTGTGCGCTAATTGTTTTTGGCATCATAGGAATGTGGTGGAAGACCACTTGATTGTTAATGGTTTTGTTCATGGATACAATAAATGGGTTTTCCACGGGGAAGGATTTTCCTCGAGAAAGACTCCATGCCCAAGAAGTAATGATGAAGGTTCTGACATGTATGACGATATTGATGGATTACTTCATGATACATTTCGAAATGTCGAGGATGATTTGGGACATGAAGGAGTGAGGGATGGACCATCAGAAGATGCAAAAAGATTCTTTAAATTAGTAGAAGAAGGGAAAGAAGAATTATATCTAGGGTGTGAAAATTTCTCCAAATTAGGTTTTACGATTCGGTTGTACTTATTTAAATGCATTCATGGGATAAGTAATGTGGCATTCACAGACTTGTTGGAGTTGTTAAAAGAGGCATTTCCATTTGCTCAGCTACCCGAGTCTTTCTATAAGGCAACAAGCATGATAAAAGATTTGGGTCTTCATTATGAAAAAATACATGCATGTCCTAATGATTGCATGTTATTTTGGAATGAATATGTAAATGCAGATACTTGTTCTGTGTGTGGGTCTTCTAGATGGAAGAATGTTATTAATGTATTGACTAATAAAAAGACCAAAACCCCTGCAAAAGTCTTAAGGTACTTTCCATTAAAGCCTCGGCTTCAAAGGATATTCATGTGTCCCGAAACAGCTGAAGCTATGAGATGGCATGCCATTGAACGACCGAATGATGGAAATATAAGACATCCTGCTGATGGTGATGTTTGGAAGGAATTCGACTCCTTGCACCCTGAATTTTCTAGCGACCCTCGCAATGTTAGATTGGGTCTTTCAAGTGATGGCTTCAACCCGTTTTGA
- the LOC104217236 gene encoding uncharacterized protein has protein sequence MEHIPEDVPVSQFKELLRYWNSKKLQRMSKTNIENRKKLKNPHTAGKRSFALVRSKLEKDKETSDPLSAKEVFVATRKRKVGRSYKSSDEDTTSKILKWRKLKHNKTKMVMSPYRHLHLSWDLNIQDV, from the exons ATGGAACATATCCCTGAAGATGTTCCAGTTTCTCAGTTTAAGGAACTCCTTAGGTATTGGAACTCTAAGAAACTCCAG AGAATGTCTAAAACTAACATTGAGAATCGAAAAAAGTTGAAGAATCCTCACACTGCTGGAAAAAGAAGTTTTGCTTTAGTTCGCTCTAAGTTG GAAAAAGACAAGGAAACTTCGGATCCTTTATCAGCAAAGGAAGTCTTTGTTgctacaagaaaaagaaaagttggGCGATCATACAAGTCCTCGGATGAAGATACAACTAGTAAAATT TTGAAATGGAGGAAGTTGAAGCACAACAAAACGAAAATGGTAATGAGTCCGTATAGGCATTTGCATCTGTCATGGGACCTGAACATTCAGGACGTCTGA